In Pelmatolapia mariae isolate MD_Pm_ZW linkage group LG13, Pm_UMD_F_2, whole genome shotgun sequence, a genomic segment contains:
- the fbxo11a gene encoding F-box only protein 11a isoform X1, with protein MNSVRASNVSRRPRRVSRPRPVQPERNHQERDEDVPADMVAEESGPGAQNSPYQLRRKSLPKRTVCPTKPSMEGASTSTTENFGHRPKRPRVSGKCQDLPAAPAEQYLQEKLPDEVVLKIFSYLLEQDLCRAACVCKRFSELANDPILWKRLYMEVFEYTRPMMHPEAGKFYQINPEEYEQPNPWKESFQQLYKGAHVKPGFAEHFYSNPARYKGRDNMFYYDTIEDALGGGQEPHFDGLIFVHSGIYTDEWIYIESPITMIGAAPGKVAEKVIIENTRDSTFVFMEGSEDAYVGYMTIRFNPDDKSAQHHNAHHCLEITVNCSPIIDHCIIRSTCTVGSAVCVSGQGACPTIKHCNISDCENVGLYITDHAQGIYEDNEISNNALAGIWVKNHGNPIIRRNHIHHGRDVGVFTFDHGMGYFESCNIHRNRIAGFEVKAYANPTVVRCEIHHGQTGGIYVHEKGRGQFIENKIFANNFAGVWITSNSDPTIRGNAIFNGNQGGVYIFGDGRGLIEGNDIYGNALAGIQIRTNSCPIVRHNKIHDGQHGGIYVHEKGQGVIEENEVYSNTLAGVWVTTGSTPVLRRNRIHSGKQVGVYFYDNGHGVLEDNDIYNHMYSGVQIRTGSNPKIRRNKIWGGQNGGILVYNSGLGFIEDNEIFDNAMAGVWIKTDSNPTLRRNKIHDGRDGGICIFNGGRGLLEENDIFRNAQAGVLISTNSHPVLRKNRIFDGFAAGIEITNHATATLEGNQIFNNRFGGLFLASGVNVTMKDNKILNNQDAIEKAVSRGQCLYKISSYTSYPMHDFYRCHTCNTTDRNAICVNCIKKCHQGHDVEFIRHDRFFCDCGAGTLSNPCTLAGEPTHDTDTLYDSAPPIESNTLQHN; from the exons ATGAACTCCGTCAGAGCAAGTAACGTTAGCAGAAGACCTAGGCGAGTATCGAGGCCGCGCCCGGTGCAGCCGGAGAGGAACCACCAGGAAAGAG ATGAGGACGTTCCTGCAGATATGGTTGCAGAAGAATCCGGTCCTGGAGCCCAGAATAGTCCATACCAACTTAGAAGAAAGTCTCTACCCAAGAGAACAGTGTGTCCGACAAAGCCAAGCATGGAG GGTGCTTCCACTTCAACCACAGAAAACTTTGGACACCGACCTAAGCGTCCCAGAGTTTCTGGAAAGTGTCAAGATTTACCAG CAGCTCCAGCAGAGCAATATTTGCAAGAGAAGCTTCCAGATGAAGTGGTGCTAAAGATCTTCTCATACCTGTTGGAGCAGGACCTGTGCCGTGcagcatgtgtgtgcaaacgCTTCAGTGAGCTGGCCAATGACCCTATCCTCTG GAAGAGGCTGTACATGGAGGTTTTTGAATACACGCGACCCATGATGCACCCCGAGGCAGGGAAATTCTACCAGATAAACCCAGAAGAATATGAGCAGCCAAACCCGTGGAAGGAAAGTTTTCAGCAGTTG tatAAAGGCGCACATGTAAAACCAGGCTTTGCAGAACACTTTTACAGTAATCCTGCCAGATACAAAGGAAGAGATAACATGTTT TACTATGACACCATTGAAGATGCTCTTGGAGGGGGTCAGGAGCCTCACTTTGACGGCCTGATATTTGTCCACTCTGGTATTTACACAGACGAATGGATCTACATCGAGTCGCCTATCACAATGATCGGGGCTG CTCCTGGAAAAGTAGCAGAGAAAGTTATCATTGAGAATACCAGAGACTCTACGTTTGTATTCATGGAAGGCTCAGAAGATGCTTATGTTGGATACATGACCATTAGG TTTAATCCTGATGATAAATCCGCCCAGCACCACAATGCACACCATTGCTTGGAGATTACAGTCAATTGCAGCCCCATCATTGACCACTGCATCATACGCAGCACGTGCACAG TGGGGTCAGCAGTGTGTGTCAGTGGTCAGGGTGCTTGTCCCACAATCAAGCACTGCAACATCAGTGACTGCGAAAATGTCGGTCTTTACATCACTGACCATGCACAG GGAATCTATGAAGACAACGAGATTTCAAACAACGCTCTGGCTGGGATCTGGGTGAAAAACCACGGCAACCCAATCATCAGACGGAATCACATCCACCACGGCAGAGACGTGGGAGTTTTTACATTTGACCACGGAATG GGTTACTTTGAGAGCTGTAACATCCATAGGAACCGCATAGCCGGCTTTGAGGTGAAGGCATACGCCAATCCGACAGTGGTTCGTTGTGAGATCCATCATGGTCAGACAGGAGGCATCTACGTGCACGAAAAGGGTCGCGGCCAGTTCATTGAAAACAAGATCTTTGCGAATAACTTTGCAGGCGTGTGGATCACTTCCAACAGTGACCCCACAATACG GGGGAATGCCATTTTTAATGGTAACCAAGGTGGAGTTTATATTTTTGGTGATGGCCGAGGCCTCATTGAAGGAAACGACATCTATGGTAACGCCTTGGCGGGAATCCAGATCAGGACAAATAGCTGCCCTATTGTCAGGCACAACAAGATTCATGATGGCCAACATGGAGGAATATATGTG CATGAAAAAGGACAAGGAGTCATTGAGGAGAATGAGGTGTACAGCAACACACTGGCAGGAGTGTGGGTTACAACGGGCAGTACGCCAGTGCTGAGGAGGAACAGGATACACAGCGGGAAGCAG GTTGGGGTTTACTTCTATGACAATGGCCATGGTGTGCTTGAAGACAATGATATCTACAATCACATGTACTCTGGAGTTCAAATAAG GACGGGCAGCAATCCTAAGATCAGACGGAACAAGATCTGGGGAGGCCAGAATGGCGGCATTTTGGTTTACAACTCAG GCTTAGGTTTCATCGAGGACAATGAGATCTTTGACAATGCAATGGCAGGTGTGTGGATAAAGACAGACAGCAACCCCACTCTGCGGAGGAATAAAATCCACGACGGTAGAGATGGCGGGATCTGTATATTCAACGGAGGAAGAG GTTTGCTAGAGGAGAATGACATTTTCAGAAATGCCCAAGCGGGGGTCCTCATTAGCACCAACAGTCACCCAGTACTGCGGAAAAACAGGATATTTGATGGCTTCGCTGCAG GTATTGAAATCACCAACCATGCCACGGCGACTCTAGAGGGCAATCAGATCTTCAACAATCGTTTTGGGGGGTTGTTTCTTGCGTCTGGTGTCAATGTTACAATGAAAG ATAATAAAATATTGAACAATCAAGATGCCATTGAAAAAGCTGTGAGCAGAGGTCAGTGCCTGTACAAGATTTCAAGTTACACCAGCTACCCAATGCACGATTTTTACAG GTGTCACACTTGTAACACAACAGACCGCAACGCCATTTGCGTGAACTGTATCAAGAAGTGTCACCAAGGACATGATGTAGAGTTCATCAGACACGATAG ATTCTTCTGTGACTGTGGTGCTGGGACGCTGTCAAATCCTTGCACGTTAGCAGGAGAGCCGACACATGACACAGACACTCTGTATGACTCAGCTCCCCCTATAGAGTCCAATACACTGCAGCACAACTGA
- the fbxo11a gene encoding F-box only protein 11a isoform X2, with translation MNSVRASNVSRRPRRVSRPRPVQPERNHQERDEDVPADMVAEESGPGAQNSPYQLRRKSLPKRTVCPTKPSMEGASTSTTENFGHRPKRPRVSGKCQDLPAPAEQYLQEKLPDEVVLKIFSYLLEQDLCRAACVCKRFSELANDPILWKRLYMEVFEYTRPMMHPEAGKFYQINPEEYEQPNPWKESFQQLYKGAHVKPGFAEHFYSNPARYKGRDNMFYYDTIEDALGGGQEPHFDGLIFVHSGIYTDEWIYIESPITMIGAAPGKVAEKVIIENTRDSTFVFMEGSEDAYVGYMTIRFNPDDKSAQHHNAHHCLEITVNCSPIIDHCIIRSTCTVGSAVCVSGQGACPTIKHCNISDCENVGLYITDHAQGIYEDNEISNNALAGIWVKNHGNPIIRRNHIHHGRDVGVFTFDHGMGYFESCNIHRNRIAGFEVKAYANPTVVRCEIHHGQTGGIYVHEKGRGQFIENKIFANNFAGVWITSNSDPTIRGNAIFNGNQGGVYIFGDGRGLIEGNDIYGNALAGIQIRTNSCPIVRHNKIHDGQHGGIYVHEKGQGVIEENEVYSNTLAGVWVTTGSTPVLRRNRIHSGKQVGVYFYDNGHGVLEDNDIYNHMYSGVQIRTGSNPKIRRNKIWGGQNGGILVYNSGLGFIEDNEIFDNAMAGVWIKTDSNPTLRRNKIHDGRDGGICIFNGGRGLLEENDIFRNAQAGVLISTNSHPVLRKNRIFDGFAAGIEITNHATATLEGNQIFNNRFGGLFLASGVNVTMKDNKILNNQDAIEKAVSRGQCLYKISSYTSYPMHDFYRCHTCNTTDRNAICVNCIKKCHQGHDVEFIRHDRFFCDCGAGTLSNPCTLAGEPTHDTDTLYDSAPPIESNTLQHN, from the exons ATGAACTCCGTCAGAGCAAGTAACGTTAGCAGAAGACCTAGGCGAGTATCGAGGCCGCGCCCGGTGCAGCCGGAGAGGAACCACCAGGAAAGAG ATGAGGACGTTCCTGCAGATATGGTTGCAGAAGAATCCGGTCCTGGAGCCCAGAATAGTCCATACCAACTTAGAAGAAAGTCTCTACCCAAGAGAACAGTGTGTCCGACAAAGCCAAGCATGGAG GGTGCTTCCACTTCAACCACAGAAAACTTTGGACACCGACCTAAGCGTCCCAGAGTTTCTGGAAAGTGTCAAGATTTACCAG CTCCAGCAGAGCAATATTTGCAAGAGAAGCTTCCAGATGAAGTGGTGCTAAAGATCTTCTCATACCTGTTGGAGCAGGACCTGTGCCGTGcagcatgtgtgtgcaaacgCTTCAGTGAGCTGGCCAATGACCCTATCCTCTG GAAGAGGCTGTACATGGAGGTTTTTGAATACACGCGACCCATGATGCACCCCGAGGCAGGGAAATTCTACCAGATAAACCCAGAAGAATATGAGCAGCCAAACCCGTGGAAGGAAAGTTTTCAGCAGTTG tatAAAGGCGCACATGTAAAACCAGGCTTTGCAGAACACTTTTACAGTAATCCTGCCAGATACAAAGGAAGAGATAACATGTTT TACTATGACACCATTGAAGATGCTCTTGGAGGGGGTCAGGAGCCTCACTTTGACGGCCTGATATTTGTCCACTCTGGTATTTACACAGACGAATGGATCTACATCGAGTCGCCTATCACAATGATCGGGGCTG CTCCTGGAAAAGTAGCAGAGAAAGTTATCATTGAGAATACCAGAGACTCTACGTTTGTATTCATGGAAGGCTCAGAAGATGCTTATGTTGGATACATGACCATTAGG TTTAATCCTGATGATAAATCCGCCCAGCACCACAATGCACACCATTGCTTGGAGATTACAGTCAATTGCAGCCCCATCATTGACCACTGCATCATACGCAGCACGTGCACAG TGGGGTCAGCAGTGTGTGTCAGTGGTCAGGGTGCTTGTCCCACAATCAAGCACTGCAACATCAGTGACTGCGAAAATGTCGGTCTTTACATCACTGACCATGCACAG GGAATCTATGAAGACAACGAGATTTCAAACAACGCTCTGGCTGGGATCTGGGTGAAAAACCACGGCAACCCAATCATCAGACGGAATCACATCCACCACGGCAGAGACGTGGGAGTTTTTACATTTGACCACGGAATG GGTTACTTTGAGAGCTGTAACATCCATAGGAACCGCATAGCCGGCTTTGAGGTGAAGGCATACGCCAATCCGACAGTGGTTCGTTGTGAGATCCATCATGGTCAGACAGGAGGCATCTACGTGCACGAAAAGGGTCGCGGCCAGTTCATTGAAAACAAGATCTTTGCGAATAACTTTGCAGGCGTGTGGATCACTTCCAACAGTGACCCCACAATACG GGGGAATGCCATTTTTAATGGTAACCAAGGTGGAGTTTATATTTTTGGTGATGGCCGAGGCCTCATTGAAGGAAACGACATCTATGGTAACGCCTTGGCGGGAATCCAGATCAGGACAAATAGCTGCCCTATTGTCAGGCACAACAAGATTCATGATGGCCAACATGGAGGAATATATGTG CATGAAAAAGGACAAGGAGTCATTGAGGAGAATGAGGTGTACAGCAACACACTGGCAGGAGTGTGGGTTACAACGGGCAGTACGCCAGTGCTGAGGAGGAACAGGATACACAGCGGGAAGCAG GTTGGGGTTTACTTCTATGACAATGGCCATGGTGTGCTTGAAGACAATGATATCTACAATCACATGTACTCTGGAGTTCAAATAAG GACGGGCAGCAATCCTAAGATCAGACGGAACAAGATCTGGGGAGGCCAGAATGGCGGCATTTTGGTTTACAACTCAG GCTTAGGTTTCATCGAGGACAATGAGATCTTTGACAATGCAATGGCAGGTGTGTGGATAAAGACAGACAGCAACCCCACTCTGCGGAGGAATAAAATCCACGACGGTAGAGATGGCGGGATCTGTATATTCAACGGAGGAAGAG GTTTGCTAGAGGAGAATGACATTTTCAGAAATGCCCAAGCGGGGGTCCTCATTAGCACCAACAGTCACCCAGTACTGCGGAAAAACAGGATATTTGATGGCTTCGCTGCAG GTATTGAAATCACCAACCATGCCACGGCGACTCTAGAGGGCAATCAGATCTTCAACAATCGTTTTGGGGGGTTGTTTCTTGCGTCTGGTGTCAATGTTACAATGAAAG ATAATAAAATATTGAACAATCAAGATGCCATTGAAAAAGCTGTGAGCAGAGGTCAGTGCCTGTACAAGATTTCAAGTTACACCAGCTACCCAATGCACGATTTTTACAG GTGTCACACTTGTAACACAACAGACCGCAACGCCATTTGCGTGAACTGTATCAAGAAGTGTCACCAAGGACATGATGTAGAGTTCATCAGACACGATAG ATTCTTCTGTGACTGTGGTGCTGGGACGCTGTCAAATCCTTGCACGTTAGCAGGAGAGCCGACACATGACACAGACACTCTGTATGACTCAGCTCCCCCTATAGAGTCCAATACACTGCAGCACAACTGA